In a single window of the Mesoplodon densirostris isolate mMesDen1 chromosome 18, mMesDen1 primary haplotype, whole genome shotgun sequence genome:
- the SLC16A11 gene encoding monocarboxylate transporter 11, whose amino-acid sequence MTPKPAGPPDGGWGWVVAAAAFAVNGLSYGLLRSLGLALPDLAEHFDRSAQDTAWVSALALAVQQAASPVGSALSTRWGARPVVMVGGVLTSLGFVFSAFARSLLHLYLGLGVLAGSGWALVFAPALGTLSRYFSRRRVLAVGLALTGNGASSLLLAPALQLLLDNFGWRGALLLLGAITLHLTPCGALLRPLALPGDPLGPPRSPLAALGLGLFTHRAFLVFALGTALVGGGYFVPYVHLAPHALDRGLGGYGAVLVVAVAAVGDAGARLLCGWLADQGWVPLPRLLAMFGALTGLGLLAVGLVPVAGNEESWGGPLLAAAGAYGLSAGSYAPLVFGVLPGLVGVGGVVQATGLVMMLMSLGGLLGPPLSGFLRDETGDFTASFLVCSSFILSGSFIYMGLPSALPSCRPASRPGTPPPERGELLPDPQVALLPPVGPHSTLDTTC is encoded by the exons ATGACCCCCAAGCCAGCCGGACCCCCGGacgggggctggggctgggtggtGGCGGCCGCAGCCTTCGCGGTGAATGGGCTTTCCTACGGACTGTTACGCTCCCTGGGCCTCGCCCTCCCTGACCTCGCGGAGCATTTTGACCGAAGCGCTCAGGACACTGCGTGGGTCAGCGCCCTGGCCCTGGCCGTGCAGCAGGCAGCCA GCCCAGTGGGCAGCGCCCTGAGCACCCGCTGGGGGGCGCGCCCCGTGGTGATGGTTGGGGGCGTCCTCACCTCGCTCGGCTTCGTCTTCTCGGCTTTCGCCCGCAGTCTGCTGCACCTCTACCTTGGCCTGGGCGTCCTTGCTG GCTCCGGCTGGGCCCTGGTATTCGCCCCTGCCCTCGGGACCCTCTCCCGTTACTTCTCCCGCCGTCGAGTCTTGGCCGTGGGGCTGGCACTCACGGGCAACGGGGCCTCCTCGCTGCTTCTGGCGCCCGCCTTGCAGCTCCTCCTCGATAATTTCGGCTGGAGGGGCGCCCTGCTCCTCCTTGGCGCCATTACCCTCCACCTCACCCCCTGTGGCGCCCTGCTGCGACCCCTGGCGCTCCCTGGAGACCCCCTGGGCCCACCCCGAAGCCCGCTAGCTGCCCTCGGCCTAGGTCTCTTCACACACCGGGCCTTCTTAGTTTTTGCTCTAGGCACGGCCTTAGTGGGGGGTGGGTACTTCGTCCCCTACGTGCACCTGGCCCCTCACGCTTTAGATCGGGGCCTGGGGGGGTATGGGGCGGTGCTGGTGGTGGCGGTGGCTGCCGTGGGGGACGCGGGCGCCCGGCTGCTCTGCGGGTGGCTGGCGGACCAGGGTTGGGTGCCCCTCCCGCGGTTGCTGGCGATGTTTGGGGCCCTGACAGGGCTAGGGCTGCTGGCGGTGGGTCTGGTGCCAGTGGCGGGGAACGAGGAGAGCTGGGGGGGCCCCCTGCTGGCCGCGGCTGGGGCCTACGGGCTGAGCGCCGGAAGTTACGCCCCGTTGGTTTTCGGCGTGCTCCCGGGGCTGGTGGGCGTCGGAGGTGTGGTACAGGCCACCGGGCTGGTGATGATGCTGATGAGCCTCGGGGGGCTTCTGGGCCCTCCCCTGTCAG GCTTCCTAAGGGATGAGACAGGAGACTTCACCGCCTCCTTCCTCGTGTGCAGCTCTTTCATCCTCTCTGGCAGCTTCATCTACATGGGGCTGCCCAGTGCGCTGCCCTCCTGCCGTCCAGCCTCACGTCCAGGCACCCCACCCCCTGAGAGGGGGGAGCTGCTTCCCGACCCTCAGGTTGCCCTGCTCCCCCCAGTAGGCCCTCACTCCACTCTGGACACCACTTGTTGA
- the SLC16A13 gene encoding monocarboxylate transporter 13 isoform X1, producing the protein MALRAEPPDGGWGWMVVLSAFFQSALVFGVLRSFGVFFVEFVAAFEEPAARVSWIASIGIAVQQFGSPVGSALSTKFGPRPVVMAGGILAALGMLLAAFATSLTHLYLSIGLLSGSGWALTFTPTLACLSRYFSRRRSLATGLALTGVGLSSFAFAPLFQWLLSQYAWRGALLLVSALSLHLVACGALLRPLSLAEDPVVGGPGAQLANLLHHGPFLRYTVALTLINTGYFIPYVHLVAHLRDLDWDPLPAAFLLSVAAISDPVGRVASGWLGDAVPGPVARLLMLWTTLTGVILALYPVAQASTALVALTVAYGFTSGALTPVAFSVLPELVGTGKIYCGLGLVQMVESIGGLLGAPLSGYLRDLTGTYTASFVVAGACLLAGSGVLITLPHFFCFSAPTSKPQDPVTEALDTKVPLPGEGLGED; encoded by the exons ATGGCACTTAGGGCTGAGCCCCCCgacgggggctgggggtggatggTGGTGCTCTCAGCGTTCTTCCAGTCGGCGCTGGTGTTCGGAGTGCTTCGCTCCTTCGGCGTCTTCTTTGTGGAGTTTGTGGCTGCGTTTGAGGAGCCGGCAGCGCGAGTCTCCTGGATCGCCTCCATAGGAATCGCGGTGCAGCAGTTCGGGA GCCCAGTGGGCAGTGCGCTGAGCACCAAGTTCGGGCCCAGGCCTGTGGTGATGGCTGGGGGcatcttggctgcgttggggatGCTGCTCGCCGCCTTTGCTACCTCCTTGACCCACCTGTACCTGAGTATTGGGCTGCTCTCAG GATCTGGCTGGGCCTTGACCTTCACTCCCACCCTGGCCTGCCTGTCCCGTTACTTCTCTCGTCGGCGATCCCTGGCCACCGGGCTGGCGCTGACGGGCGTGGGCCTCTCCTCCTTTGCTTTTGCTCCACTCTTCCAATGGCTGCTCAGCCAGTACGCCTGGCGGGGGGCCCTGCTGCTGGTGTCTGCCCTCTCCCTCCACTTGGTGGCCTGCGGTGCTCTTCTCCGCCCACTCTCTCTGGCCGAGGACCCTGTCGTGGGTGGTCCTGGGGCCCAACTTGCCAACCTTCTCcatcatggccccttcctccgtTACACCGTTGCCCTCACCCTGATCAACACTGGCTACTTCATTCCCTACGTGCACCTGGTGGCCCATCTTCGGGACCTAGATTGGGACCCACTGCCTGCTGCCTTCCTACTCTCAGTGGCGGCTATTTCTGACCCTGTGGGGCGTGTGGCTTCTGGGTGGCTAGGGGATGCAGTCCCAGGGCCTGTGGCAAGACTCCTGATGCTCTGGACCACCCTGACTGGGGTGATACTGGCCCTGTACCCTGTGGCTCAGGCTTCCACAGCCCTGGTGGCTCTGACTGTGGCCTATGGCTTCACATCAGGGGCCCTGACCCCAGTGGCCTTCTCCGTGCTGCCTGAACTGGTGGGAactggaaagatatactgtggcCTGGGACTGGTGCAGATGGTAGAAAGCATCggggggctgctgggggctcCTCTATCAG GCTACCTCCGGGATCTGACAGGCACCTACACAGCTTCTTTTGTGGTGGCTGGGGCCTGCCTTCTTGCAGGGAGTGGAGTTCTCATCACCCTGCCCCACTTCTTCTGCTTCTCAGCTCCTACCTCCAAGCCCCAGGACCCTGTAACAGAGGCACTGGATACCAAAGTCCCCCTGcccggggaggggctgggagaggattGA
- the SLC16A13 gene encoding monocarboxylate transporter 13 isoform X2 → MALRAEPPDGGWGWMVVLSAFFQSALVFGVLRSFGVFFVEFVAAFEEPAARVSWIASIGIAVQQFGRSGWALTFTPTLACLSRYFSRRRSLATGLALTGVGLSSFAFAPLFQWLLSQYAWRGALLLVSALSLHLVACGALLRPLSLAEDPVVGGPGAQLANLLHHGPFLRYTVALTLINTGYFIPYVHLVAHLRDLDWDPLPAAFLLSVAAISDPVGRVASGWLGDAVPGPVARLLMLWTTLTGVILALYPVAQASTALVALTVAYGFTSGALTPVAFSVLPELVGTGKIYCGLGLVQMVESIGGLLGAPLSGYLRDLTGTYTASFVVAGACLLAGSGVLITLPHFFCFSAPTSKPQDPVTEALDTKVPLPGEGLGED, encoded by the exons ATGGCACTTAGGGCTGAGCCCCCCgacgggggctgggggtggatggTGGTGCTCTCAGCGTTCTTCCAGTCGGCGCTGGTGTTCGGAGTGCTTCGCTCCTTCGGCGTCTTCTTTGTGGAGTTTGTGGCTGCGTTTGAGGAGCCGGCAGCGCGAGTCTCCTGGATCGCCTCCATAGGAATCGCGGTGCAGCAGTTCGGGA GATCTGGCTGGGCCTTGACCTTCACTCCCACCCTGGCCTGCCTGTCCCGTTACTTCTCTCGTCGGCGATCCCTGGCCACCGGGCTGGCGCTGACGGGCGTGGGCCTCTCCTCCTTTGCTTTTGCTCCACTCTTCCAATGGCTGCTCAGCCAGTACGCCTGGCGGGGGGCCCTGCTGCTGGTGTCTGCCCTCTCCCTCCACTTGGTGGCCTGCGGTGCTCTTCTCCGCCCACTCTCTCTGGCCGAGGACCCTGTCGTGGGTGGTCCTGGGGCCCAACTTGCCAACCTTCTCcatcatggccccttcctccgtTACACCGTTGCCCTCACCCTGATCAACACTGGCTACTTCATTCCCTACGTGCACCTGGTGGCCCATCTTCGGGACCTAGATTGGGACCCACTGCCTGCTGCCTTCCTACTCTCAGTGGCGGCTATTTCTGACCCTGTGGGGCGTGTGGCTTCTGGGTGGCTAGGGGATGCAGTCCCAGGGCCTGTGGCAAGACTCCTGATGCTCTGGACCACCCTGACTGGGGTGATACTGGCCCTGTACCCTGTGGCTCAGGCTTCCACAGCCCTGGTGGCTCTGACTGTGGCCTATGGCTTCACATCAGGGGCCCTGACCCCAGTGGCCTTCTCCGTGCTGCCTGAACTGGTGGGAactggaaagatatactgtggcCTGGGACTGGTGCAGATGGTAGAAAGCATCggggggctgctgggggctcCTCTATCAG GCTACCTCCGGGATCTGACAGGCACCTACACAGCTTCTTTTGTGGTGGCTGGGGCCTGCCTTCTTGCAGGGAGTGGAGTTCTCATCACCCTGCCCCACTTCTTCTGCTTCTCAGCTCCTACCTCCAAGCCCCAGGACCCTGTAACAGAGGCACTGGATACCAAAGTCCCCCTGcccggggaggggctgggagaggattGA
- the BCL6B gene encoding B-cell CLL/lymphoma 6 member B protein, whose amino-acid sequence MGSTAAPEGTLGYVREFTRHSSDVLGNLNELRLRGILTDVTLLVGGQPLRAHKAVLIACSGFFYSIFRGRAGVGVDVLSLPGGPEAGGFAPLLDFMYTSRLRLSPATAPAVLAAATYLQMEHVVQACHRFIQASYEPLGISLRPLEAEPPTPPTAPPPGSPRRSEGHPDPPTESRSCSQGPPSPGSPDPKACNWKKYKFIVLNSQASQAGSLAGERSSGQLCSQARLPSGDEASSSSSSSSSEEGPISGPQSRLSPTAATVQFKCGAPVNTPHLLTPRAPETTGSHSGRAHPPPGSEFFSCQSCEAVAGCSSGLDPLAPGDEDKPYKCQLCRSAFRYKGNLASHRTVHTGEKPYHCSVCGARFNRPANLKTHSRIHSGEKPYKCETCGSRFVQVAHLRAHVLIHTGEKPYPCPTCGTRFRHLQTLKSHVRIHTGEKPYHCDPCSLHFRHKSQLRLHLRQKHGAATNTKVHYHILGGP is encoded by the exons ATGGGCTCCACCGCTGCCCCGGAGGGAACGCTGGGCTACGTCCGCGAGTTCACTCGCCACTCCTCCGACGTGCTCGGCAACCTGAATGAGCTGCGCCTGCGCGGGATCCTCACTGACGTCACGCTGCTGGTTGGCGGGCAACCCCTTCGAGCTCACAAGGCAGTTCTTATCGCCTGCAG TGGCTTCTTCTATTCAATTTTCCGAGGCCGTGCAGGAGTGGGGGTAGACGTGCTCTCCCTGCCCGGGGGCCCCGAAGCCGGAGGCTTCGCTCCTCTTCTGGACTTCATGTACACTTCACGCCTACGCCTCTCGCCGGCCACTGCACCAGCCGTCCTTGCGGCCGCCACCTACTTGCAGATGGAACACGTGGTCCAGGCATGCCACCGCTTCATccaggccag CTATGAACCTCTGGGCATCTCCCTGCGGCCCCTGGAGGCAGAACCCCCCACGCCCCCAACGGCCCCTCCGCCAGGCAGTCCCAGGCGCTCCGAAGGGCACCCAGACCCACCTACTGAGTCTCGCAGCTGCAGTCAAGGGCCCCCCAGTCCAGGCAGCCCAGACCCCAAGGCCTGCAACTGGAAAAAGTACAAGTTCATCGTGCTAAACTCTCAGGCCTCCCAAGCAGGGAGCCTGGCAGGGGAGAGGAGTTCTGGTCAACTTTGCTCCCAGGCCCGGCTCCCCAGTGGAGATGAGgcttccagcagcagcagcagcagcagcagtgaagAAGGACCCATTTCCGGTCCACAGAGCAG GCTCTCTCCAACTGCTGCCACTGTACAGTTCAAATGTGGGGCTCCAGTCAATACCCCCCATCTCCTCACACCCCGGGCTCCAGAGACCACTGGGTCACACTCTGGGCGGGCTCATCCACCACCAG GAAGTGAATTTTTCAGCTGCCAGAGCTGTGAGGCTGTGGCTGGGTGCTCATCGGGGCTGGACCCCTTGGCTCCTGGGGATGAGGATAAGCCCTACAAGTGTCAGCTCTGCCGGTCTGCCTTCCGCTATAAGGGCAACCTGGCCAGTCACCGCACGGTGCACACAG ggGAAAAGCCCTACCACTGCTCCGTCTGCGGAGCCCGCTTTAACCGGCCGGCTAACCTGAAAACGCATAGCCGCATCCATTCAGGAGAGAAGCCCTATAAGTGTGAGACGTGCGGCTCGCGCTTTGTACAG GTAGCGCATCTGCGCGCGCACGTGCTGATCCACACCGGGGAGAAGCCCTATCCTTGCCCCACCTGCGGGACTCGCTTCCGCCACCTACAGACCCTCAAGAGCCACGTTCGCATCCACACGGGAGAGAAGCCTTACCAC TGCGACCCCTGCAGTCTGCATTTCCGGCACAAGAGTCAACTTCGGCTGCATCTGCGCCAGAAACACGGAGCTGCTACCAACACCAAAGTGCACTACCACATTCTGGGGGGCCCCTAG